From Helicobacter sp. MIT 05-5293, one genomic window encodes:
- a CDS encoding S41 family peptidase, with product MMNKSRIVLAGVVVSLFASSALFVGLSANDKPQTNPKVQEANKLESFKKLRRIMGIVEEYYVDELSFDEIVDKSIDGLLSNLDAHSNFLNKKKFDDLRANTEGEFGGIGITVGLKDGALTIIAPVDDTPGDKAGLKSGDVIIKVNDQSTIDMSIDDAVNLMRGAPRTKVELTIIRKGESKPLVFNIVRDIIKIDSVKTRKIQDTDYVYVRIASFDKNVTKSISDELKKAGQFDGIVLDLRNNPGGILDQAVDVSRLFIKNGVIVTQKGRNKNENIEYKAKNAPYADVPLVVLVNSGSASASEIVAGALQDHKRAVVIGEQTFGKGSVQTVMQIDQNEGLKLTTAKYYLPSGRTIQAVGVTPDIIVYPGVVPENENTFSIKEADLRGHLQGEIDKTKNLSKQDNNVQDDKKLITTPMLYQDIQLKSAVDVLRAWKAIGTFNQNPKK from the coding sequence ATGATGAATAAATCACGTATAGTATTAGCAGGTGTGGTAGTCTCATTGTTTGCAAGTTCGGCTTTGTTTGTGGGTTTATCGGCAAATGATAAGCCACAAACTAACCCTAAAGTCCAAGAAGCCAACAAGCTTGAGTCGTTTAAAAAGCTGCGTAGGATTATGGGCATCGTTGAAGAATATTATGTCGATGAGTTAAGTTTTGATGAGATTGTAGATAAGTCTATTGACGGGCTTTTGAGCAATCTTGATGCTCATTCTAATTTTCTTAACAAAAAGAAATTTGATGATTTAAGGGCAAACACCGAAGGAGAATTTGGTGGTATCGGTATCACGGTGGGGCTCAAAGATGGGGCATTGACCATTATTGCACCTGTTGATGACACACCCGGAGATAAGGCAGGTTTGAAAAGTGGAGATGTGATTATCAAAGTTAATGATCAAAGCACAATTGATATGAGTATTGATGATGCTGTAAATCTTATGCGTGGAGCACCTCGCACCAAAGTTGAATTGACAATTATTAGAAAGGGTGAATCTAAACCTTTGGTTTTTAATATCGTGCGTGATATTATCAAAATAGATTCTGTAAAGACGCGAAAGATTCAGGATACGGATTATGTCTATGTGCGTATAGCTTCTTTTGATAAAAATGTTACAAAAAGTATCAGTGATGAGTTAAAAAAAGCTGGTCAATTTGATGGTATTGTATTGGATTTAAGGAATAATCCCGGCGGCATTTTAGATCAAGCTGTCGATGTGAGTCGTTTGTTTATTAAAAATGGAGTGATTGTTACGCAAAAAGGTCGCAATAAAAACGAAAACATCGAATATAAGGCTAAAAATGCTCCTTATGCAGATGTGCCTTTGGTGGTGCTTGTCAATAGTGGAAGTGCGAGTGCGAGTGAAATTGTTGCGGGAGCGTTGCAAGATCACAAGAGGGCAGTGGTGATTGGTGAGCAAACATTTGGCAAGGGAAGTGTGCAAACCGTCATGCAAATTGATCAAAACGAGGGCTTGAAACTCACAACAGCAAAATATTATTTACCAAGCGGGAGAACAATCCAAGCTGTAGGCGTTACACCGGATATTATCGTTTATCCCGGAGTTGTCCCAGAAAACGAAAATACATTCAGCATTAAGGAAGCCGACTTAAGAGGGCATTTGCAAGGCGAGATTGATAAGACAAAAAATCTATCAAAGCAAGATAATAATGTGCAAGACGATAAAAAGCTTATCACTACACCAATGCTCTATCAAGACATTCAGCTTAAGAGTGCTGTCGATGTTCTTAGGGCGTGGAAAGCTATCGGAACATTTAATCAGAATCCAAAAAAATAA
- the purS gene encoding phosphoribosylformylglycinamidine synthase subunit PurS, giving the protein MKAKVIVTLKEGVLDPQAKAIYHALHSCGFADVKDIKLSKEIMIDLQGNDEAKAQHLVQEMCEILLANTVIEDFKIEIVK; this is encoded by the coding sequence ATGAAGGCTAAAGTGATAGTAACACTCAAAGAAGGTGTTTTAGACCCGCAAGCAAAAGCTATTTACCATGCTTTGCATTCTTGTGGTTTTGCGGATGTTAAAGATATTAAGCTCTCTAAAGAAATTATGATAGATTTACAGGGCAATGATGAGGCAAAAGCACAACATTTAGTGCAAGAAATGTGCGAGATTCTACTTGCCAATACGGTGATTGAGGATTTTAAAATCGAGATAGTTAAATGA
- the purC gene encoding phosphoribosylaminoimidazolesuccinocarboxamide synthase produces MLKQQMLYEGKGKKLFATDDMDLVIAEFKDDLTAFNAEKKGNEAGKGELNCQISTILFELLEKNGIKTHFVKRLDVQNMLCKKVSIIPIEVVVRNIATGSLTKRLGIPEGNVLSQTLVEFYYKDDALGDPLINDEHCKILSIVSDDRDLEFLKSQARQVNAVLKDFFDLKNLRLVDFKLEFGRDKDGHIILADEISPDSCRLWDKQTNEKLDKDRFRQDLGSVKVAYEEVLKRISK; encoded by the coding sequence ATGCTAAAGCAACAAATGCTGTATGAAGGAAAGGGAAAGAAGCTTTTTGCCACAGATGATATGGATTTGGTGATTGCGGAATTTAAGGACGATCTTACGGCATTTAATGCTGAAAAGAAGGGCAATGAAGCAGGCAAAGGGGAGCTTAATTGCCAGATTAGCACTATTTTGTTTGAGCTTTTGGAGAAAAATGGCATCAAGACACATTTTGTTAAGCGTTTGGACGTTCAAAATATGCTGTGCAAAAAAGTGAGTATTATTCCTATTGAAGTCGTTGTGCGTAATATTGCTACAGGCTCTCTTACAAAAAGATTAGGCATTCCTGAAGGGAATGTTTTATCGCAAACATTGGTGGAGTTTTATTATAAAGATGATGCGTTGGGCGATCCTTTGATTAATGATGAGCATTGTAAGATTCTTAGTATTGTAAGTGATGACCGAGATTTAGAATTTTTAAAATCTCAAGCTCGTCAAGTTAATGCTGTATTAAAAGATTTCTTTGATTTAAAGAATCTCCGTTTGGTTGATTTTAAACTTGAATTTGGCAGAGATAAAGACGGACACATTATCTTAGCTGATGAGATTAGCCCAGATAGCTGTCGTTTGTGGGATAAGCAAACCAATGAGAAACTAGACAAAGATCGTTTTAGGCAAGATTTAGGTAGTGTCAAAGTCGCTTATGAAGAAGTCTTGAAGAGAATCTCAAAATAA
- a CDS encoding NADH-quinone oxidoreductase subunit B, with protein MAEHRVNYTQNAGLPIALSTVDKLLNWGRSNSLWGLTYGLACCAIEMMATGGSRFDLDRFGTIFRASPRQADLMIVSGTLTKKHAEFLRRLYDQMPEPKWVISMGSCANTGGMFNTYSTVQGVDRIIPVDIYLPGCAPRPETLQYAVMVLQQKIRKQKAKAPVIKKRLV; from the coding sequence ATGGCAGAGCATCGAGTAAATTATACACAAAATGCAGGCTTACCTATTGCTTTAAGCACGGTAGATAAGCTGCTCAATTGGGGACGAAGCAATTCTTTATGGGGGCTTACCTATGGGCTTGCATGCTGTGCTATTGAAATGATGGCAACGGGTGGAAGTCGTTTTGACTTAGATCGATTCGGGACGATTTTTCGTGCTTCCCCTCGACAAGCCGACTTAATGATTGTCTCTGGAACACTCACAAAAAAACATGCCGAGTTCCTCCGCCGTCTCTATGATCAAATGCCCGAACCCAAGTGGGTCATTTCAATGGGCAGTTGCGCAAACACAGGGGGAATGTTTAACACCTACTCGACCGTGCAAGGTGTGGATCGCATTATCCCTGTAGATATTTATTTGCCCGGTTGCGCTCCTCGTCCAGAAACACTTCAATACGCAGTAATGGTATTGCAACAAAAAATACGAAAGCAAAAAGCCAAAGCTCCTGTTATTAAAAAGCGTTTAGTATAA
- the hemB gene encoding porphobilinogen synthase — MFRRLKRTRLKAPLRSLVRETQLDIRQFIYPLFVIEGEGIKNEIPSMPDVYQMSIDTILQECKELRDLGIQHIILFGLPSHKDSFGSEALSDQSIIARAVKAIKKDFPEMMVTMDLCFCEYTDHGHCGILDPKLNSVDNDATLEILGQQAIVLATCGADMIAPSAMMDGMIATIRTYLDKSGFSHIPIMSYSTKFASGYYGPFRDAANSAPSFGDRNSYQEDPANRREAILESLTDEAEGADILMVKPALAYLDIVRDIRDRTLLPLAVYNVSGEYAMLKNAQKAGLIDYERVLLETLTSFKRAGADIIISYHTKEIAKILNKLH; from the coding sequence ATGTTTAGAAGACTAAAACGCACACGACTTAAAGCTCCCTTAAGATCATTAGTGAGAGAGACCCAGCTTGATATAAGGCAATTTATTTATCCGCTTTTTGTCATTGAAGGAGAAGGTATCAAAAATGAAATTCCATCGATGCCTGATGTTTATCAAATGAGTATTGATACAATATTGCAAGAATGCAAAGAATTACGCGATTTGGGTATTCAACACATTATTTTATTTGGTTTGCCAAGCCATAAAGATTCTTTTGGAAGTGAAGCATTAAGTGATCAAAGTATTATCGCAAGGGCAGTAAAAGCTATTAAAAAAGATTTTCCTGAAATGATGGTAACGATGGATTTATGCTTTTGTGAATACACCGACCATGGGCATTGCGGGATTCTCGACCCAAAATTAAATAGTGTTGATAACGATGCGACTTTAGAGATATTAGGACAACAAGCCATCGTGTTAGCGACCTGTGGCGCAGATATGATTGCTCCAAGCGCAATGATGGACGGTATGATTGCCACAATCCGTACTTATTTAGACAAAAGTGGATTCTCTCATATTCCTATTATGAGCTATTCTACAAAATTTGCTAGCGGTTATTATGGACCTTTCCGTGATGCAGCAAATTCTGCTCCAAGCTTTGGTGATAGAAATTCCTATCAAGAAGATCCAGCAAATCGTAGAGAGGCAATTCTTGAAAGCCTTACTGACGAAGCTGAAGGGGCTGATATTTTAATGGTAAAACCTGCTCTTGCATATTTAGACATTGTGCGTGATATTCGAGACCGCACATTATTGCCCTTAGCTGTGTATAATGTCAGCGGAGAATACGCGATGCTCAAAAATGCACAAAAAGCAGGACTCATTGATTATGAGAGGGTGTTATTAGAAACACTCACTTCTTTCAAAAGAGCAGGCGCGGATATTATCATCAGCTATCACACAAAAGAAATCGCGAAGATTCTCAATAAACTTCACTGA
- a CDS encoding ATP-binding protein: protein MTKNKNTQTPTISKKILGVVGKTNAQYNLIQENDKVLLGLSGGKDSILLATLLAYMKRHAPFNFEFKALTVDYGRGGEYDYIFEYCENLNIPYELYRTDIYEILEQNKREGTIYCSFCSRMRRGALYSKALEGGFNKLALAHHLDDAAESFFMNLTYNGALRSMPPIYKAQNGLQVIRPLIFVRERQIIDFIANNHIYIAPDCNCPINWLDSDKKPYARETTKQFLKEMEAKQPDFFKSLKNAFSNLHTGSFCDKNFLQY from the coding sequence ATGACAAAGAATAAAAACACTCAAACGCCTACTATCAGTAAAAAGATTCTAGGTGTCGTGGGCAAAACAAACGCGCAATATAACCTCATACAAGAAAATGATAAAGTTCTTTTAGGATTAAGTGGCGGTAAAGATTCTATACTTTTAGCAACCTTACTTGCCTATATGAAACGACATGCGCCTTTTAATTTTGAGTTTAAGGCTCTCACCGTGGATTATGGTAGAGGTGGAGAATACGACTATATTTTTGAATATTGCGAGAATCTCAATATTCCTTATGAACTTTATCGCACAGATATTTATGAGATTCTCGAACAAAACAAACGCGAGGGGACGATTTATTGCAGTTTTTGCTCAAGAATGAGGCGTGGGGCTTTGTATTCCAAAGCATTAGAAGGCGGATTCAATAAACTTGCCCTTGCACATCATCTTGATGATGCTGCTGAAAGTTTCTTTATGAATCTTACTTACAACGGGGCTTTGCGTTCGATGCCTCCTATCTACAAAGCCCAAAATGGTTTGCAAGTAATTCGACCTTTAATCTTTGTCAGAGAAAGGCAAATCATTGACTTTATCGCTAACAATCACATCTACATTGCTCCTGATTGCAACTGCCCTATAAATTGGCTAGATTCTGACAAAAAACCTTATGCACGAGAAACAACCAAACAATTTTTAAAAGAAATGGAAGCCAAACAACCTGATTTCTTTAAATCACTCAAAAATGCTTTTAGCAATCTTCATACGGGGAGCTTTTGCGATAAAAATTTTCTTCAATATTAG
- a CDS encoding NADH-quinone oxidoreductase subunit C: MIRQNPPKQNTQKKVYYTPRFDIPPTCPMLPIEGTIYEEEWKYLSSKMTLNQAYIQNDLATLWVDSQQIFPCIQELKSLGYQTLTEMSAIDKIEDSNEFELFYLLLKIEDTYSKRLKIKTKLKKGQNIASIASLFKSANWSERECYDMFGIIFEGHPHLERILMPKDWVGHPLLKSYPLQGDESAQWYEVDKIFGKSYRSIIGKEQRDSARIDPCDTINFAPVSFEVRYQEENAPALLKQFKSSKKLEERR; encoded by the coding sequence ATGATACGACAGAATCCTCCTAAACAAAACACACAAAAAAAAGTCTATTATACACCTCGCTTTGATATTCCGCCTACTTGCCCGATGCTTCCCATAGAAGGCACGATTTATGAAGAAGAGTGGAAATATCTTTCATCAAAAATGACACTCAATCAAGCTTATATTCAAAATGACTTAGCGACTTTATGGGTAGATTCTCAACAAATTTTCCCCTGCATTCAAGAATTAAAATCCTTGGGTTATCAAACACTCACAGAAATGAGCGCAATTGACAAGATTGAGGATTCTAATGAATTTGAACTCTTTTATCTTCTTCTTAAAATAGAAGACACCTATTCTAAACGTCTGAAGATTAAAACAAAACTCAAAAAAGGGCAAAATATCGCCTCAATCGCATCACTTTTTAAAAGTGCCAATTGGAGTGAAAGAGAATGTTATGATATGTTTGGCATTATCTTTGAAGGACACCCACATTTAGAAAGAATCTTGATGCCCAAAGACTGGGTGGGACACCCCCTATTAAAATCTTATCCATTACAAGGCGATGAATCTGCACAATGGTATGAAGTGGATAAAATTTTTGGCAAATCTTACCGCTCTATCATCGGTAAAGAGCAACGAGATAGTGCAAGAATTGATCCATGCGATACGATAAACTTTGCACCTGTAAGCTTTGAGGTGCGTTATCAAGAAGAAAATGCTCCTGCCTTATTGAAGCAATTTAAAAGTAGTAAAAAACTTGAGGAACGCAGATGA
- a CDS encoding response regulator transcription factor → MLEVLMIEDDVELAEIISGYLKQYDMNVTNYDEPYTGMSAVNAKHFDILILDLTLPNLDGLEVCKRVAKQKSIPIIISSARSDVDDKVEALKSGADDYISKPYDPKELVARIQSLLRRYNKKNTKEQDKEKDSVFKIDKYSRQVFFKDKKLELTRAEYEILTLLISKKGHVFSREAIAIESESINPESSNKSIDVIIGRLRSKIEENPKNPQYIISVRGVGYKLEA, encoded by the coding sequence ATGTTAGAAGTTTTAATGATAGAAGATGATGTAGAATTGGCAGAAATCATAAGCGGTTATCTCAAACAATACGATATGAATGTAACTAATTATGATGAACCTTACACAGGAATGAGTGCAGTTAATGCAAAGCATTTTGATATTCTGATACTTGACCTCACCTTGCCCAATCTTGATGGACTTGAAGTGTGCAAACGTGTTGCGAAGCAAAAAAGTATTCCTATCATTATTTCTTCAGCACGGAGTGATGTCGATGACAAGGTCGAAGCACTTAAATCTGGGGCTGATGACTATATCTCTAAACCCTACGATCCAAAAGAGCTTGTCGCAAGAATCCAATCACTTTTAAGACGTTATAATAAAAAGAATACTAAAGAGCAAGACAAAGAAAAAGACAGCGTGTTTAAAATCGACAAATACAGCCGACAAGTCTTTTTTAAGGATAAAAAACTTGAATTAACACGAGCAGAATATGAGATTCTCACTTTATTAATTAGCAAAAAAGGGCATGTTTTTTCGCGTGAAGCCATTGCTATTGAATCTGAATCTATCAATCCAGAAAGCTCTAACAAAAGCATCGATGTCATCATTGGACGCCTACGCTCTAAAATCGAAGAAAACCCCAAAAATCCTCAATACATCATTTCAGTGCGAGGTGTGGGATACAAATTAGAAGCTTAG
- a CDS encoding peptidylprolyl isomerase: MKEELKIYEIQEDALNKLQYATISVKSAKTNQQIGTMTFKLFPTDAPQNVTNFATLAQNNFYNGLIFHRVIPGFVAQGGCPYGTGVGGPGYRVKCEVADNKNKHKRGSLSMAHAGRDTGGSQFFICFAPQPHLDGEHTVFGAISVKDRHSFEVLDSIKEGDIIESVSIYENLPEQEA, translated from the coding sequence ATGAAAGAAGAATTAAAAATATACGAGATTCAAGAAGATGCGTTAAATAAACTTCAATACGCTACCATAAGCGTCAAAAGTGCAAAAACTAATCAACAAATTGGCACAATGACATTTAAGCTTTTTCCTACAGATGCACCACAAAATGTTACAAACTTTGCCACTCTTGCTCAAAATAATTTTTATAATGGTTTAATTTTTCACCGCGTGATTCCGGGATTTGTAGCACAAGGCGGTTGTCCCTATGGCACAGGTGTTGGAGGTCCGGGATACCGCGTAAAATGCGAAGTAGCAGACAATAAAAATAAACACAAAAGAGGCTCTTTATCAATGGCACATGCTGGACGCGATACCGGCGGAAGCCAATTCTTTATTTGTTTTGCACCTCAACCTCATCTTGATGGCGAACACACGGTTTTTGGAGCTATTAGTGTCAAAGATCGACATAGCTTTGAAGTGCTTGATTCTATCAAGGAAGGCGATATTATAGAATCTGTCAGTATTTATGAGAATCTCCCCGAACAAGAGGCTTGA
- a CDS encoding YebC/PmpR family DNA-binding transcriptional regulator: MGRAFEYRRAAKEKRWDKMSKVFPKLAKAITVAAKEGGSDPTMNAKLRLAIANAKTQNMPKDNIDAAIKRASGKEGIFSEITYEGKANYGVLIFIECTTDNPTRTIANIKSYFNKTPGASVLTNGSIEFMFERKSVIEFETTQNKDDIELALIDYGLEELETAEDKENAYIAYGDYKDFGKLNEGFETLNIQVSKATLQRIPTSPIALTESQMQEIEKLLDKIEDDDDVQAVYTNIE; encoded by the coding sequence ATGGGAAGAGCGTTTGAATACCGCAGAGCCGCTAAAGAAAAACGATGGGACAAAATGAGTAAAGTTTTTCCCAAACTTGCTAAAGCTATCACCGTAGCGGCAAAAGAGGGCGGGAGTGATCCGACAATGAATGCCAAGCTACGATTAGCCATTGCCAATGCAAAAACACAGAATATGCCAAAAGACAATATTGATGCTGCCATTAAACGCGCTAGTGGGAAAGAAGGTATTTTTAGTGAAATCACTTATGAGGGCAAAGCAAACTATGGTGTGCTTATATTTATTGAATGCACTACAGACAATCCCACACGCACGATTGCTAATATCAAAAGCTATTTTAACAAAACACCCGGGGCAAGTGTCCTCACCAATGGATCTATTGAGTTTATGTTTGAGCGCAAAAGTGTGATTGAATTTGAGACAACGCAAAATAAAGATGACATTGAACTTGCATTGATTGACTATGGTTTGGAAGAATTAGAAACAGCAGAAGATAAAGAAAATGCGTATATCGCCTATGGAGATTATAAAGATTTTGGCAAGCTTAATGAAGGCTTTGAAACATTAAATATACAAGTCTCTAAAGCTACACTGCAGAGAATCCCAACTTCTCCGATTGCACTTACAGAATCGCAAATGCAAGAAATTGAAAAACTGCTAGACAAGATTGAAGATGATGATGATGTCCAAGCAGTCTATACAAACATAGAGTAA
- a CDS encoding ArsS family sensor histidine kinase → MLQFKHSIFFKITILFVCTLLSFFAISHYFIEDHIQNENLLSEFRYNQYIITINEIMQYGGNIDLIKKYLEKMQFSPVENDIKKSLQEVNKIPSNFSGIFAKAVNTPDGIYILLETADEAILYKDQSRKSYKNFYIITLVGIILLTFVFFVVLKSLMPLKTLKEHIKQFAEGDNSNIHYNPNAKDEIGELQNEFYKSSNQIKSLNEARSLLLRSIMHELKTPITKGRIIAEMVQDTTQKQKLCSAFTRLNELINEFAKIEQISSKNYHLNKQEFLLQDLINHTKEMLLIDENTPDDPITLNAPDALIKADFDLFAIAIKNLLDNAIKYSSDGKVQVYIKNDRLYLTNKGQALQYEFKEYFKPYFKNPQKPSSQGFGLGMYIIKNTLDAQGFKFSYKHKDGVNIFIIHYCVVENYCPLK, encoded by the coding sequence ATGTTACAATTCAAACATTCGATTTTTTTTAAGATTACTATTTTATTTGTATGCACTTTGTTAAGCTTTTTTGCCATTTCGCATTATTTCATTGAAGATCATATCCAAAATGAGAATCTTCTTTCCGAATTCCGCTACAATCAATACATTATCACGATCAATGAAATAATGCAATATGGTGGCAATATTGATCTCATTAAAAAATACCTTGAAAAAATGCAATTTTCTCCTGTAGAAAATGATATTAAAAAATCGCTTCAAGAAGTCAATAAAATACCCTCAAACTTTAGCGGTATTTTTGCAAAAGCTGTCAATACCCCAGATGGCATTTATATCCTCCTTGAGACAGCTGATGAGGCAATTTTATACAAAGATCAATCGCGAAAATCTTATAAAAATTTCTACATCATTACGCTAGTTGGCATCATTTTACTCACTTTTGTTTTCTTTGTCGTGCTAAAGAGTTTGATGCCTCTCAAAACACTTAAAGAGCATATCAAACAATTTGCTGAAGGTGATAATTCCAACATACATTATAATCCCAACGCAAAAGATGAGATTGGTGAGCTTCAAAATGAATTTTACAAATCTTCTAATCAAATCAAATCCCTCAATGAAGCAAGAAGTCTTCTTCTCCGCTCTATAATGCATGAGCTTAAAACACCTATTACCAAAGGAAGAATCATCGCTGAAATGGTGCAAGATACTACACAAAAACAAAAACTTTGCTCTGCTTTCACACGGCTCAATGAGCTGATTAATGAATTTGCCAAAATTGAACAAATTAGCTCAAAAAATTATCACCTCAATAAACAAGAGTTTTTGCTACAAGATTTGATCAACCATACCAAAGAAATGCTCTTGATTGATGAGAATACACCCGATGATCCTATTACACTAAATGCTCCTGATGCTTTGATTAAAGCCGATTTTGACCTGTTTGCAATTGCCATTAAGAATCTTTTAGACAATGCCATAAAATACAGCTCTGATGGCAAAGTCCAAGTGTATATCAAAAATGACAGACTTTATCTGACAAATAAGGGGCAAGCCTTGCAATATGAGTTTAAAGAATATTTTAAGCCCTATTTTAAGAATCCCCAAAAGCCATCATCACAAGGATTTGGATTAGGTATGTATATCATAAAAAATACACTTGATGCACAAGGTTTCAAATTTAGCTACAAACACAAAGACGGGGTAAATATTTTTATCATTCATTATTGTGTGGTAGAAAACTATTGCCCTTTAAAATAA
- a CDS encoding MFS transporter, which translates to MFNQIFPLTIVSSLRFFGLFIVLPIIGLYTDEFQTSAFLAGMAAGGYALTQIIFQTPFGIWSDRYNRKHIIGIGLIIFLVGSLVCAIADDITTLIIGRFIQGAGAIGGVVSAQIADLVREEERNKAMAVMGAGIFISFILAMLLSPLIASYFGLNALFLLTSLLCVLSLIVLYAKVPNTPNVKYHFQTDKMSDILKNKNLLVMNLSAFLQKFLMIFAFVCISLALKNEFSIPSSDFWKIYAPAACLGVLVMGPISVLVQKKGYFKGAMLIGIFAFIASYFFMALSLPSLYFAFFVAGVLTFFIGFAILEPIMQTLASRYPKAHQKGAALGVFTTLGYVGSALGGICGGWLYESLGLYHLSIMITIVCLVWALILGLFLTNPQNQKNLYLDIQAYDADSLNTLDSITGVIEWYINHTQQTIIVKYDDKHINEDQILQYLNKK; encoded by the coding sequence ATGTTTAATCAAATTTTTCCTCTCACTATTGTTTCTAGTTTGCGTTTTTTTGGGCTTTTTATTGTATTGCCTATTATTGGGCTTTATACCGACGAATTTCAAACAAGTGCATTTTTAGCAGGTATGGCAGCAGGAGGCTATGCGCTGACACAAATCATTTTTCAAACTCCTTTTGGTATTTGGAGTGATCGATACAACCGAAAACATATCATTGGTATCGGTCTTATCATCTTTTTGGTAGGCTCACTTGTTTGTGCTATCGCAGATGATATTACTACACTTATTATAGGTCGTTTTATTCAAGGAGCAGGAGCGATTGGAGGGGTAGTAAGTGCGCAAATTGCAGATTTAGTGCGTGAAGAAGAACGTAATAAAGCAATGGCTGTCATGGGGGCTGGGATCTTTATTAGTTTTATCCTTGCTATGCTTTTAAGCCCCCTTATTGCAAGCTATTTTGGGCTTAATGCACTCTTTTTGCTGACAAGCCTCTTGTGTGTGCTTTCACTCATCGTCCTATACGCCAAAGTCCCTAATACACCTAATGTCAAATACCATTTTCAAACAGATAAAATGAGTGATATACTTAAAAATAAGAATCTGCTTGTGATGAATCTTAGCGCATTCTTGCAAAAATTTTTAATGATTTTTGCCTTTGTCTGCATTAGCCTTGCATTAAAAAATGAATTTTCTATCCCTAGTAGTGATTTTTGGAAAATCTACGCACCTGCTGCTTGTCTGGGTGTGCTTGTCATGGGACCAATATCTGTGCTTGTCCAAAAAAAAGGTTATTTCAAAGGTGCAATGCTTATAGGTATCTTTGCCTTTATCGCTTCTTATTTTTTTATGGCATTGTCGCTTCCCTCACTTTATTTTGCTTTTTTCGTAGCAGGTGTTTTAACATTCTTTATTGGTTTTGCCATTCTTGAACCCATTATGCAAACCTTAGCAAGTCGTTATCCCAAAGCGCATCAAAAAGGTGCAGCACTAGGGGTTTTTACAACACTTGGCTATGTAGGCTCTGCACTAGGAGGGATATGTGGCGGGTGGCTTTATGAGAGTCTTGGTTTGTATCACCTTTCTATTATGATTACTATCGTATGCCTCGTATGGGCTTTGATTCTCGGATTATTTTTGACTAACCCACAAAATCAAAAGAATCTTTATCTTGATATTCAAGCATACGATGCAGATTCTCTTAATACACTTGATTCTATCACCGGCGTTATTGAATGGTATATCAATCACACACAGCAAACGATTATCGTTAAATACGATGATAAACATATCAACGAAGATCAGATTCTGCAATATTTAAACAAAAAATAA
- a CDS encoding NAD(P)H-quinone oxidoreductase subunit 3, translated as MSHATFEHPYFGVFILFVLVSIAFPMTLRLQRFISRALAKKDREKLKLSTYECGPTSNKQPNRISTHFFILALLFILFDIEVLFMVPWALNFKLFEHIGLGIFVFVEMISFIAFLLVGFIYAWKKGALSWQSIE; from the coding sequence ATGAGTCATGCGACTTTTGAACATCCTTATTTTGGCGTCTTTATCCTATTTGTGCTTGTAAGCATAGCGTTTCCGATGACTCTACGCTTGCAACGTTTTATTTCGCGTGCGCTTGCTAAAAAAGATCGTGAAAAGCTCAAGCTATCGACTTATGAATGTGGTCCTACTTCCAACAAACAGCCCAACAGAATCTCGACACATTTTTTTATTCTTGCTTTGCTTTTTATTCTTTTTGATATTGAAGTGCTTTTTATGGTGCCATGGGCTTTAAATTTTAAATTATTCGAGCATATTGGGTTAGGCATATTTGTATTTGTAGAAATGATAAGTTTTATAGCTTTCTTGCTTGTAGGTTTTATCTATGCGTGGAAAAAAGGAGCATTGTCATGGCAGAGCATCGAGTAA